DNA from Brassica napus cultivar Da-Ae chromosome C4, Da-Ae, whole genome shotgun sequence:
TTGCAAAAGATGGAACACTCTATCCAAAGATGAGAGCTTTACAAAGAAACACTCAGCCGAAGAATTTCCGGCGTTCTTGAATTTTGATTATTGTTGTTCTCAAAGAAGATTCAGTGTCCACAGAATCCATTATAACATCGAAGACTTGCCATGTATAAAGGAGATAGGTAAACTACATAGTCCTATCAAATTACATATACTCCATCAGTGTGACGGCTTATTGTTAGGCCACGCTGAGGACAAGCTAGTGGTATGGAACCCGTCTTTGGCGCAAACCAGATGGATTGAACTCAGAAATAAGCGGAGCGTATATAAGCGGAGGGGTCTTGGTCGGTGTGCTATTGGATACGACAACAACAAGAACCATAAAGTCTTGGTGCGTTTCTATGATGTGTATGACAATAATATAACTAATGTCAAGCATGAAATATACGATTTTAAGTCTAGTTCATGGAGGGGTCATGATATCATCAATCCTAAACGGATAAGGGAGAGAGGTGTGTCCGTGAAGGGAAATAATTACTTTGTTGTTGAGGGGAAATTATTAGGTTTCGATTTTACTAAAGAGAGATTTGGACCGTTTATGGACCTACCATTTGAAAGTAGTGATGATTTTGAGTATGATAGGATTCCATATTCTTGTGTAAGAGGGGACCAGCTTGCGGTGCTATTTCAAAGGCACCTATGTGACTTGGTGATATGGATTACAACTAAGATTGAGCCTGATGCAGTGTCGTGGAGCAAtttctttaaatttgatttgaaacCTTTCCTTGGTTTCGACCATGGGTTTAAAGTtcgcagtttcttcattgacaAGGAGAAGAAAATAGGAGTGGTTTGTGGTACTGAACTTAAAAGTCATATCAACGAGGAAAAATGTTATGTGGTTGGAGAGGATGGATGCTACCAAGCAAAAACGGGGAAGCAATATGTCTTCTCTTATGTTCCAAGTTGGGTGCAGATCCAAGTACCTTCATCATGTGgcaaaagaaaaggaagagattGTTAGTAATATTTTACAGTAAGCTTGTTTG
Protein-coding regions in this window:
- the LOC125586209 gene encoding F-box protein At1g59680-like; its protein translation is MTMITDLSLDLVEEILSKVPLTSLKAVKSTCKRWNTLSKDESFTKKHSAEEFPAFLNFDYCCSQRRFSVHRIHYNIEDLPCIKEIGKLHSPIKLHILHQCDGLLLGHAEDKLVVWNPSLAQTRWIELRNKRSVYKRRGLGRCAIGYDNNKNHKVLVRFYDVYDNNITNVKHEIYDFKSSSWRGHDIINPKRIRERGVSVKGNNYFVVEGKLLGFDFTKERFGPFMDLPFESSDDFEYDRIPYSCVRGDQLAVLFQRHLCDLVIWITTKIEPDAVSWSNFFKFDLKPFLGFDHGFKVRSFFIDKEKKIGVVCGTELKSHINEEKCYVVGEDGCYQAKTGKQYVFSYVPSWVQIQVPSSCGKRKGRDC